Proteins encoded together in one Oxalobacteraceae sp. CFBP 8761 window:
- a CDS encoding NPCBM/NEW2 domain-containing protein, with translation MNHRWTEAREPKPWTVVCGSLAAALALSVTQVHAKSLDDPLAPAGRWEGNTSGSASTPPMGWNSWNAFRTEVDEGKVMGAAKVLADSGLAKLGYNHVILDDGWWMKRRASDGRLQIRTGIFPSAATGGPDGTSFKPFTDKLHAMGFKAGIYTDVGRNACSQAYDLHSPNLPQGTTAEREVGLDGHVTQDINLYFKEWGFDYLKIDACGLADFIPGSDLVKKQSYRGMAPLIERGSINRTEIGAVRARYETVAAAIKAARPLGDYVMSICAWGMANVRSWGKDVGNLWRTSADITPSWTSMLHNFDSAAKRALYAGPGHWNDPDILHIGHGEFDANNPVEVRSHFSLWAMINAPLLISYDLQHGPASLLAVLGNADVIRLNQDKAGHQGIVAYDSDDAQIIVKTLGDGQRKAVALFNRGAAPAPVTLLAMHLKLADGAPVTLRNLWTKETLTFTGEKAFTLAPHETLVFEAQGKRQLDNGVYLSEIPGSINVAVDGTRQPQLDPTVHRMIDPWSSTRSGGSRPQYAGWGGAQPDATPFGQSLQVAGQVFTSGLGVLSNSRLQVKNDAGYARLTASVGVDDSTENTAELVRFYVYGDGKLLAESAPARFGSKAQALTANVRGVKVIELVVRDARTGNAVPVVTTWGDVQLTQAGAAAPGSRTSGSDRI, from the coding sequence ATGAACCATCGCTGGACTGAAGCACGTGAACCCAAACCCTGGACCGTTGTCTGCGGCAGCCTGGCTGCTGCCCTGGCCTTGTCGGTGACGCAGGTTCATGCAAAATCTTTGGATGATCCCCTGGCCCCGGCAGGCCGCTGGGAAGGCAACACGAGCGGCAGCGCCAGCACGCCCCCGATGGGCTGGAACAGCTGGAACGCGTTCCGCACGGAAGTCGACGAAGGCAAGGTCATGGGCGCGGCGAAGGTGCTTGCCGACAGCGGTCTGGCAAAGCTCGGCTACAACCATGTCATCCTCGACGATGGCTGGTGGATGAAGCGCCGCGCCAGCGATGGCCGCCTGCAGATTCGCACCGGCATCTTCCCGTCTGCCGCCACCGGTGGGCCGGACGGCACCAGCTTCAAGCCGTTCACCGACAAACTGCACGCGATGGGCTTCAAGGCGGGCATCTACACGGACGTGGGCCGCAATGCATGTTCGCAAGCCTACGATCTGCATTCGCCCAACCTGCCACAGGGCACGACAGCGGAACGCGAAGTGGGCCTGGACGGCCACGTCACGCAGGACATCAATCTGTACTTCAAGGAATGGGGCTTCGACTACCTGAAGATCGACGCCTGCGGTCTGGCCGATTTCATCCCGGGCTCGGACCTGGTCAAGAAGCAGAGCTACCGCGGCATGGCGCCGCTCATCGAACGCGGGTCGATCAACCGCACGGAGATCGGCGCCGTGCGCGCCCGCTACGAGACCGTTGCGGCGGCCATCAAGGCCGCGCGCCCGCTGGGTGATTATGTGATGTCGATCTGCGCCTGGGGCATGGCCAACGTGCGCAGCTGGGGCAAGGATGTCGGCAACCTGTGGCGCACCAGCGCCGACATCACGCCAAGCTGGACCAGCATGCTGCACAACTTCGACAGCGCGGCCAAGCGCGCGCTGTACGCCGGCCCCGGCCACTGGAACGATCCCGATATCCTGCACATCGGCCATGGCGAATTCGATGCCAACAATCCGGTCGAAGTGCGCTCGCATTTTTCGCTGTGGGCGATGATCAACGCGCCGCTGCTGATCAGCTATGACTTGCAGCATGGTCCGGCGTCGCTGCTCGCCGTCCTGGGCAATGCGGACGTTATTCGCCTGAACCAGGACAAGGCCGGCCACCAGGGCATCGTCGCCTACGATTCCGACGATGCGCAGATCATCGTCAAGACACTGGGTGACGGGCAGCGCAAGGCAGTGGCGCTGTTCAACCGCGGCGCGGCGCCCGCACCGGTGACGCTGCTGGCGATGCACCTGAAACTGGCGGATGGCGCACCGGTCACCCTGCGCAACCTGTGGACCAAGGAAACCCTCACCTTTACCGGCGAGAAGGCCTTTACGCTCGCGCCGCACGAGACGCTCGTGTTTGAAGCGCAAGGCAAGCGCCAGCTGGACAACGGTGTGTATCTGTCGGAGATCCCGGGATCGATCAACGTTGCCGTCGACGGGACGCGCCAGCCGCAACTCGATCCGACCGTGCACCGCATGATCGATCCGTGGTCGAGCACCCGCTCCGGTGGCTCGCGGCCCCAGTACGCGGGCTGGGGCGGCGCGCAGCCGGATGCAACGCCGTTTGGCCAGAGCCTGCAGGTAGCCGGCCAGGTGTTTACGTCGGGACTTGGCGTGCTGTCGAATTCGCGCCTTCAGGTGAAGAACGATGCCGGCTACGCGCGCTTGACCGCCTCGGTTGGCGTGGATGATTCGACTGAAAACACGGCCGAGCTGGTGCGCTTTTACGTGTATGGCGATGGAAAACTGCTGGCTGAAAGTGCGCCGGCGCGGTTCGGATCGAAGGCTCAGGCATTGACGGCCAATGTGCGCGGCGTGAAGGTCATTGAACTGGTGGTGCGGGATGCCAGGACCGGCAACGCGGTGCCTGTCGTGACGACCTGGGGCGACGTGCAGCTGACGCAGGCCGGTGCCGCTGCGCCGGGTTCGCGAACGTCGGGCAGCGACCGCATCTGA
- a CDS encoding DMT family transporter has protein sequence MGGPVNPVDTLEKTTLPAQAPASAAKPRWLGYALATALLWGVWGAFAGLPTQNGFPETLVYVVWALTMVPPALFVLARSGWRVRRDRTAVGYGLAIGLLGAGGQMVLFYAVKAGPAYLIFPLISLSPVITIVLSLLFLHERTGRMGVLGIVLAVCALPLFDFNPGGAPQQYGLWFVLAIGVLVAWGLQAYFIKLANTRMDAESIFFYMTASALLCIPVALAMTDFSQPINYGPSGPLLAAATQVLNAIGALTLVYAFRHGKALTVSPLVNAGAPLLTTVIAMALAGAVPGGYRLAGIGLALAAALFLALQADDVAPAESTEGA, from the coding sequence ATGGGTGGCCCTGTGAATCCAGTAGATACCCTGGAAAAGACGACGTTGCCTGCGCAAGCTCCCGCCAGTGCTGCCAAGCCGCGCTGGCTCGGCTACGCGCTGGCGACGGCGCTGCTGTGGGGCGTATGGGGCGCGTTCGCAGGCCTGCCCACCCAGAACGGTTTTCCCGAAACGCTCGTGTATGTGGTGTGGGCGCTGACGATGGTCCCGCCGGCGCTGTTCGTGCTGGCGCGCTCCGGCTGGCGCGTGCGCCGCGACCGCACTGCCGTGGGCTACGGGCTGGCCATTGGCCTGTTGGGCGCGGGTGGCCAGATGGTGCTGTTCTATGCAGTCAAAGCCGGCCCGGCTTACCTGATTTTCCCGCTGATTTCGCTTTCTCCCGTCATCACGATCGTGCTCTCGCTGCTGTTCCTGCATGAGCGTACGGGCCGCATGGGCGTGCTCGGCATCGTGCTGGCCGTATGCGCGCTGCCGCTGTTTGACTTCAACCCGGGCGGCGCACCGCAGCAGTACGGTCTGTGGTTCGTGCTGGCCATCGGGGTGCTGGTCGCATGGGGCCTGCAGGCGTACTTCATCAAGCTGGCCAATACGCGGATGGATGCCGAAAGCATTTTCTTCTACATGACCGCCAGTGCGCTGCTGTGCATTCCGGTGGCGCTGGCGATGACCGATTTCTCGCAGCCGATCAATTACGGGCCATCCGGGCCGCTGCTGGCCGCCGCCACCCAGGTGCTCAATGCCATCGGTGCGCTGACGCTCGTGTACGCCTTCCGGCATGGCAAGGCGCTGACGGTGTCGCCACTGGTCAATGCCGGCGCGCCGCTGTTGACAACCGTGATCGCGATGGCGCTGGCCGGCGCCGTACCGGGCGGCTACCGCCTGGCCGGCATCGGCCTGGCGCTGGCGGCCGCGCTGTTTCTTGCGCTGCAGGCGGACGACGTCGCGCCTGCCGAATCAACCGAAGGAGCCTGA
- a CDS encoding D-tagatose-bisphosphate aldolase, class II, non-catalytic subunit has product MDYMLNLVRRHKAGEAVGIHAVCSAHPIVLEAAMEVTLAAGPAQPVLIEATSNQVNQDGGYTGMTPSAFRDFVYAIADRVGLARERVLLGGDHLGPNAWQGEHADAAMAKAEVLIEQYVTAGFRKIHLDCSMSCAGDPVPLQDEVVAARAARLCAVAERAWQAAGGEAPVYVVGTEVPVPGGAHEDLAELSVTTPAAATQTIAAHRAAFAAAGLDGAWPRVVGLVVQPGVEFDHHKVIDFRPERAVELGRMIEDVPTLVYEAHSTDYQTAANLAALVAGHFAILKVGPGATFALRETLWALADIEAAMAGDSEGSGFKDTVLEVMRAEPAQWQKYYDNEPRRARFDQQYSLSDRIRYYWPHPAIQAAQARLLASLERTPPPLTLLSQYLPFQYDAVREGRLCNQPVDLLKEGVARVLRQYMAACMAGAATKELEAC; this is encoded by the coding sequence ATGGACTACATGTTGAATCTGGTGCGCCGGCACAAGGCCGGCGAAGCGGTCGGGATCCACGCGGTGTGCTCGGCGCATCCGATCGTGCTCGAGGCGGCGATGGAAGTAACGCTCGCGGCCGGGCCGGCGCAGCCGGTGCTGATCGAAGCGACGTCGAATCAGGTGAACCAGGATGGCGGCTACACCGGCATGACCCCAAGCGCATTTCGCGATTTCGTCTACGCCATCGCCGACCGCGTCGGCCTGGCGCGCGAGCGGGTGCTGCTGGGTGGCGACCACCTGGGCCCCAATGCCTGGCAAGGCGAGCACGCGGATGCCGCCATGGCGAAGGCCGAGGTGCTGATCGAACAGTATGTCACGGCGGGGTTTCGCAAGATCCACCTGGATTGCTCGATGTCGTGCGCCGGCGACCCGGTGCCGCTGCAGGATGAGGTCGTGGCTGCGCGGGCTGCGCGGCTGTGCGCCGTTGCCGAGCGGGCCTGGCAGGCGGCTGGCGGTGAGGCGCCCGTGTATGTGGTGGGCACCGAAGTGCCGGTGCCGGGTGGCGCGCATGAAGACCTGGCGGAGCTGAGCGTCACGACACCCGCCGCGGCGACGCAGACCATCGCGGCGCACCGCGCCGCATTTGCTGCTGCCGGACTGGATGGGGCGTGGCCACGCGTGGTCGGCCTGGTGGTGCAGCCGGGCGTCGAATTCGACCACCACAAGGTGATCGACTTCCGGCCCGAGCGCGCCGTGGAGCTCGGCCGCATGATCGAAGACGTGCCCACGCTGGTCTATGAAGCCCATTCGACCGACTACCAGACGGCGGCCAACCTGGCGGCGCTCGTCGCCGGCCATTTTGCGATCCTCAAGGTGGGCCCGGGCGCGACGTTCGCGCTGCGTGAAACGCTGTGGGCGCTGGCCGATATCGAGGCCGCGATGGCGGGTGACAGCGAGGGTTCCGGGTTCAAGGACACGGTGCTGGAGGTGATGCGTGCCGAGCCGGCGCAGTGGCAAAAGTATTACGACAATGAGCCGCGCCGCGCCCGCTTCGACCAGCAATACAGCCTGAGTGACCGGATCCGCTACTACTGGCCGCATCCTGCCATCCAGGCCGCGCAGGCGCGCCTGCTGGCCAGTCTGGAGCGTACTCCGCCGCCGCTCACCCTGCTGAGCCAGTACCTGCCGTTTCAATACGACGCCGTGCGTGAAGGGCGGCTATGCAACCAGCCCGTCGATCTGCTCAAAGAGGGCGTGGCCAGGGTGCTGCGCCAATACATGGCCGCCTGCATGGCAGGGGCCGCAACGAAGGAGTTGGAAGCATGTTAG
- a CDS encoding SIS domain-containing protein — protein MLVADKNILGIDAERLDAAGAGATAREIAQQPAVWPEIEALVAHQRSALDAFLGPLLAKPDLRIVLTGAGTSAFIGECLAPALLGGGWRVEAVPTTDLVSGPRQFLQPKVPTLLVSFGRSGNSPESVAAVDLADGVVDEIYHLVITCNADGALCRMAQGRANAHAILLPDATHDRGFAMTTSFTSMLLAAAGAFGVLAPGATAGPSAAAAQVLASMLPLLDGLVAQKFSRVVYLGSNALRGLAREASLKLLELTDGQVVALFDSPLGFRHGPKTVVNADTLVVVLLSNDPRARRYDLDLLRELRSDGRAGRVLALSGRDEPALGDACITLDAVGQAPDLALALPYIVFCQAFALLQSLALGLRPDTPSVSGTVNRVVQGVTIYPLAEDSDVSRG, from the coding sequence ATGTTAGTAGCAGACAAGAATATTCTGGGCATTGATGCGGAGCGGCTCGATGCCGCCGGCGCCGGCGCTACCGCGCGCGAAATCGCGCAGCAACCGGCCGTCTGGCCCGAGATCGAGGCACTGGTCGCCCATCAGCGCAGCGCGCTCGACGCGTTCCTGGGGCCCTTGCTCGCGAAGCCCGACCTGCGCATCGTGCTGACGGGCGCCGGCACCTCGGCGTTCATCGGCGAATGCCTCGCGCCGGCGTTGCTGGGCGGCGGCTGGCGCGTGGAAGCCGTGCCCACCACCGACCTGGTGTCGGGTCCACGCCAGTTCCTGCAGCCGAAGGTGCCGACGCTGCTCGTGTCGTTCGGCCGCTCGGGCAACAGCCCGGAAAGCGTGGCCGCAGTCGATCTGGCCGACGGGGTCGTGGACGAGATCTACCACCTGGTCATCACCTGCAATGCCGACGGCGCCTTGTGCCGGATGGCGCAGGGCCGCGCCAATGCGCATGCGATCCTGCTGCCGGACGCCACGCACGACCGCGGGTTCGCCATGACCACCAGCTTCACCTCGATGCTGCTGGCTGCGGCGGGTGCGTTCGGCGTGCTGGCGCCGGGCGCCACCGCCGGGCCATCGGCGGCGGCCGCGCAGGTGCTGGCGTCAATGCTGCCGCTGCTGGACGGGTTGGTGGCGCAGAAATTTAGCCGCGTGGTCTACCTTGGCAGCAATGCGCTGCGCGGGCTGGCCCGTGAAGCCTCGCTCAAGCTGCTGGAACTGACCGATGGCCAGGTCGTCGCGTTGTTCGACTCGCCGCTGGGCTTTCGCCATGGGCCGAAGACGGTCGTCAATGCCGACACGCTGGTCGTCGTGCTGTTGTCGAACGATCCCCGTGCCCGCCGTTATGACCTCGACCTGCTGCGCGAGCTGCGCAGTGATGGCCGGGCCGGCCGCGTGCTGGCGCTGAGCGGCCGCGATGAACCGGCGCTGGGTGACGCCTGCATCACGCTGGACGCGGTCGGGCAGGCACCGGATCTGGCGCTGGCGCTGCCCTACATCGTGTTCTGCCAGGCCTTCGCGCTGCTGCAGTCGCTGGCACTGGGCTTGCGTCCGGATACCCCGAGCGTGTCGGGCACCGTCAATCGCGTGGTGCAGGGCGTTACCATCTACCCACTGGCGGAGGACAGCGATGTTTCTCGGGGTTGA
- a CDS encoding N-acetylglucosamine kinase codes for MFLGVDGGGTKTAFALIDRQGQVLARNEQSSAYYLEVGMEGAADVLARGCAALFAAAGVTANDVAFAFFGLPAYGEDRAVQAQLDALPRTVLGHGRYLCDNDMVCSWAGSLACADGISVIAGTGSMAYGRIGGQGARAGGWGELFSDEGSAHWIARAGLALFSRMSDGRAPRGPLHGLLRTRLELQDDLDLCQVVYGDLKGERSKVAALSRLVSEAAALGDAQAAAIIESAALEVAALVDAVRGQLGVDSGTEVTVSYSGGLFGVDGPLRAPFARMLAASSAGAYRLMAPRLPPVLGAAVYAAHQVGIPLNPAALDRLAGTQ; via the coding sequence ATGTTTCTCGGGGTTGACGGCGGCGGCACCAAGACGGCGTTCGCGCTGATCGACCGGCAAGGGCAGGTCCTGGCGCGCAATGAACAGAGCAGCGCGTACTACCTCGAAGTCGGCATGGAAGGTGCGGCTGACGTTCTGGCGCGCGGCTGCGCCGCGTTGTTCGCGGCCGCCGGCGTGACCGCGAACGACGTCGCGTTCGCGTTCTTCGGCTTGCCCGCGTATGGCGAAGACCGCGCCGTGCAGGCGCAACTCGATGCGCTGCCGCGCACCGTGCTGGGCCACGGGCGCTACCTGTGCGACAACGACATGGTGTGCAGCTGGGCCGGCTCGCTGGCCTGTGCCGACGGCATCAGCGTCATCGCGGGCACTGGCTCGATGGCCTATGGGCGCATCGGCGGGCAGGGCGCGCGTGCCGGCGGCTGGGGTGAATTGTTCAGTGACGAGGGCTCGGCCCACTGGATCGCGCGGGCCGGGCTCGCGCTGTTCTCGCGCATGAGCGATGGCCGCGCGCCACGCGGGCCGCTGCATGGGTTGCTGCGCACGCGCCTGGAGCTGCAGGACGACCTCGACCTGTGTCAGGTCGTCTATGGCGACCTCAAAGGGGAGCGCAGCAAGGTGGCCGCGCTGTCGCGCCTCGTGTCCGAAGCGGCGGCGCTGGGCGATGCGCAGGCAGCAGCGATCATCGAGTCGGCGGCGCTGGAGGTGGCTGCACTGGTCGATGCGGTGCGGGGCCAGCTTGGCGTCGATTCAGGCACCGAGGTCACGGTCTCGTATTCGGGCGGCCTGTTCGGTGTGGACGGCCCGCTGCGCGCGCCGTTTGCCCGCATGCTCGCGGCCAGCAGCGCTGGCGCCTATCGCCTGATGGCGCCGCGCCTGCCGCCCGTGCTCGGTGCGGCCGTGTATGCGGCGCACCAGGTCGGCATACCGCTGAACCCGGCAGCGCTCGACCGCCTGGCAGGCACGCAATGA
- a CDS encoding DeoR family transcriptional regulator: MGQTGQRRDTILKALTEQASVQVSELVKQLNVSAVTIRSDLSALEAQGLAIRSHGGATLARMPPTEHTVSQKDALNHEQKERIGALAARLVKPGENIIIDSGTTTLSLARHLRDVQNVTVLTNGLNIAWELVNAAGVDLILTGGLLRKQALSIQGLQAEACLQAYSFDKLFLGVDGLDLQFGVTTHHEAEASLNHKMVERARKVIVLADSSKFGFISLHRIVQLDRVHTVITDGDISPQYRDGLREAGIELLIAE, encoded by the coding sequence ATGGGTCAAACCGGTCAGCGCCGCGACACCATTCTTAAAGCTCTTACCGAACAAGCCTCGGTCCAGGTCAGCGAACTCGTCAAGCAACTCAACGTCTCGGCCGTCACGATCCGCAGCGATCTGAGTGCGCTCGAGGCGCAGGGCCTGGCCATCCGCAGCCACGGCGGCGCCACGCTGGCACGCATGCCGCCGACCGAACACACGGTGTCGCAAAAAGACGCACTGAATCACGAGCAGAAAGAGCGCATCGGCGCGCTGGCTGCGCGCCTGGTCAAGCCGGGCGAGAACATCATCATCGATTCGGGCACCACGACGCTGTCGCTGGCGCGCCACCTGCGCGACGTGCAGAACGTGACGGTGCTGACCAATGGCCTGAATATCGCGTGGGAGCTGGTCAACGCGGCCGGTGTCGACCTCATTCTGACGGGCGGCCTGCTGCGCAAGCAGGCGCTGTCGATCCAGGGCTTGCAGGCCGAAGCCTGCCTGCAGGCCTACAGTTTCGACAAGCTGTTCCTGGGCGTCGATGGGCTCGACCTGCAGTTCGGCGTGACGACCCACCACGAGGCGGAAGCGAGCCTGAATCACAAGATGGTCGAGCGCGCCAGGAAGGTCATCGTGCTCGCCGATTCCTCCAAGTTCGGCTTCATCAGCCTGCACCGTATCGTGCAGCTCGACCGCGTTCACACCGTCATCACCGACGGCGATATCAGTCCGCAATACCGGGATGGCCTGCGCGAGGCGGGCATTGAACTCCTGATCGCCGAGTAA
- a CDS encoding DUF4832 domain-containing protein: MMLQRLRPLALLVMLSAHAHAGQSADRPSGSPVETTFQASIDEIANPERGMYVWAADNLAAWTQAQADAQFAAGYRIVYAPVRLDAHAGHALPATLLADVTKGFAVARRAGLKVIPRFMYNFPAGETAYRAAQDAPLERVLEHIGQLKPVLAANADVIAYLQAGFIGAWGEWHTSSHDLTLPARRTQIRAALLAALPPDRFLQVRYPPYLMAWAPKAPRWRDGSAVARIGVHNDCFLASNTDVGTYSENAATRQRERAYVAALSTTAPFGAETCNPADAVKPTPRTNCEGILREGRRFGLTYLNDSYYRDLFHKRWQAQGCLAQVKRSMGYRFELVTLRHSPHIVAGQSGELVLTVRNSGWARAFNPRGVQMLLRHRATGRVVRLSAASIDPRAWLPGQTSTATARVAIPGGTPTGAWDMLLALPDGAASLADDVRYNVRPANADDAAKAQGWDAPLGAFRTGTTLHIL, from the coding sequence ATGATGCTGCAGCGCCTGCGTCCCCTCGCCCTGCTCGTCATGCTGTCGGCGCATGCCCATGCCGGGCAGTCGGCAGACCGCCCCTCAGGCAGTCCCGTCGAAACAACGTTCCAGGCGTCGATCGACGAGATCGCCAACCCCGAGCGTGGCATGTACGTCTGGGCGGCCGACAACCTGGCGGCGTGGACGCAGGCACAAGCCGATGCACAGTTTGCGGCCGGCTACCGGATCGTCTACGCGCCGGTGCGGCTGGACGCGCATGCGGGCCACGCGCTGCCCGCGACGCTGCTTGCCGACGTGACGAAAGGGTTTGCGGTTGCACGCCGCGCCGGCCTGAAAGTCATCCCGCGTTTCATGTACAACTTCCCGGCAGGCGAAACCGCTTACCGGGCGGCGCAGGATGCGCCGCTCGAGCGCGTGCTGGAACATATCGGGCAGCTCAAGCCGGTCCTGGCGGCGAACGCGGATGTCATCGCGTATCTGCAGGCTGGCTTTATCGGGGCCTGGGGCGAATGGCATACCTCGTCGCACGACCTGACCCTGCCGGCGCGGCGCACGCAGATCCGCGCTGCGCTGCTGGCCGCGCTGCCGCCGGACCGCTTCCTGCAAGTGCGCTATCCACCTTATCTGATGGCATGGGCGCCAAAGGCGCCGCGCTGGCGCGACGGTTCGGCTGTGGCACGCATCGGCGTGCACAACGACTGCTTCCTGGCATCCAACACGGATGTCGGCACCTACAGTGAGAATGCAGCGACCCGGCAGCGCGAGCGCGCCTACGTGGCCGCGCTGTCGACGACAGCGCCATTCGGCGCCGAAACCTGCAATCCGGCCGATGCAGTCAAACCGACGCCACGCACGAACTGCGAGGGCATCCTGCGCGAAGGCCGGCGCTTCGGCCTGACGTACCTGAACGACAGTTATTATCGCGACCTGTTTCACAAGCGCTGGCAGGCGCAGGGTTGTCTGGCGCAGGTCAAGCGCAGCATGGGCTACCGGTTCGAGCTGGTGACGTTGCGACACAGCCCGCACATCGTGGCTGGCCAGTCGGGTGAACTGGTGCTGACCGTGCGCAACAGCGGCTGGGCCCGCGCCTTCAACCCGCGTGGTGTGCAGATGCTGCTCCGGCATCGCGCTACTGGCCGGGTCGTGCGGCTGTCCGCGGCATCGATCGACCCGCGCGCCTGGCTGCCGGGGCAGACCAGCACCGCAACCGCAAGGGTTGCGATCCCGGGCGGCACGCCCACTGGCGCCTGGGACATGCTGTTGGCCTTGCCGGATGGCGCAGCGTCGCTGGCCGACGACGTGCGCTACAACGTGCGGCCTGCCAACGCCGACGATGCCGCCAAAGCGCAGGGATGGGATGCACCGCTGGGTGCGTTTCGTACCGGGACGACGCTGCATATTCTCTGA